In Inquilinus sp. Marseille-Q2685, one genomic interval encodes:
- a CDS encoding peptidase domain-containing ABC transporter: MLAAPDAAAGEGAPAAAAGGRDTGLYCLAVVLRHHGFDISVDSLTHRYALGAEAVSAALLLRMARESGLRARRLQLDWAGLARLDEAFPALALLNNGNWVLIAGVVADAEGQGAVRLLDPLAERPEALVVPEEAFRGRWSGEMVLLKRSYRIADPDQPFGFRWFVPELLRQRRLFADVAVAALFLYGLGLATPIFFQLIIDKVLVHNSYMTLYVLSGGIVVALLFDAVFTFLRRYLLLYATNRIDIRLATRTFAHLLSLPIAFFEQASAGILVKHMQQAQRIREFLTGRLFLTLLDGLSLIVFLPVLLMYSPWLTLVVLSFALLVALVILLLIGPFRSRLRALYEAEGQRQALLVETVHGMRTVKSLSMEPMQRRVWDDRSAQSVAMRFDVEKISTTAQSVTGLVEKLMSVAVIGLGAVAVFDGTMTIGALIAFNMLAGRVSGPLVQIVTMVHEYQEVALSVRMLGEVMNRRPERHGRTDGLRPAIKGRVEFENVSFRYSADANPALDNISFTVPEGSVFGVVGRSGSGKTTVTRLIQGLYPVQQGVVRIDGVDMREFDLVHLRKAIGVVLQENFLFRGTVRENIAAARPGASFEEIVEAARMAGAEEFIERMPRGFDSMLEESAENLSGGQRQRLAIARALVTNPRLLIFDEATSALDPESEAIIRQNLRRIAEGRTVIIVSHRLSTLMDANAILVIDRGRIADIGRHDQLLSRCTTYRHLWTQQTRQSA, from the coding sequence ATGCTTGCCGCGCCGGACGCCGCGGCCGGAGAAGGCGCACCGGCCGCGGCCGCCGGGGGACGCGACACCGGGCTGTACTGCCTGGCCGTCGTCCTGCGCCACCATGGCTTCGACATCTCGGTCGACAGCCTGACCCACCGCTATGCCCTGGGCGCCGAGGCGGTCTCGGCGGCCCTGCTCCTCCGCATGGCGCGGGAATCGGGCCTGCGGGCGCGCCGGCTGCAGCTCGACTGGGCCGGGCTGGCGCGGCTGGATGAGGCCTTCCCGGCGCTGGCGTTGCTGAACAACGGCAATTGGGTGCTGATCGCCGGCGTGGTCGCCGACGCCGAGGGACAGGGCGCCGTCCGGCTGCTCGACCCGCTGGCCGAGCGGCCCGAGGCGCTTGTGGTTCCCGAGGAGGCGTTCCGCGGCCGCTGGTCCGGCGAGATGGTCCTGCTGAAGCGCAGCTACCGCATCGCCGATCCCGACCAGCCCTTCGGTTTCCGCTGGTTCGTCCCCGAATTGCTGCGCCAACGCCGGCTGTTCGCCGACGTCGCCGTCGCGGCGCTGTTCCTGTACGGTCTGGGGCTGGCGACGCCGATCTTCTTCCAGCTGATCATCGACAAGGTGCTGGTCCACAACAGCTACATGACGCTGTACGTGCTGTCGGGCGGCATCGTCGTGGCCCTGCTGTTCGACGCCGTCTTCACCTTCCTGCGGCGCTATCTCCTGCTCTATGCCACCAACCGGATCGACATCCGGCTGGCGACCCGGACCTTCGCGCATCTCCTGAGCCTGCCGATCGCCTTCTTCGAGCAGGCGTCGGCGGGCATCCTGGTCAAGCACATGCAGCAGGCTCAGCGGATCCGGGAGTTCCTCACCGGCCGCCTGTTTCTCACGCTGCTCGACGGCCTGTCGCTGATCGTCTTCCTGCCCGTGCTGCTGATGTACAGCCCCTGGCTGACCCTGGTCGTGCTGTCCTTCGCACTGCTGGTGGCGCTGGTGATCCTGCTGCTGATCGGTCCCTTCCGCAGCCGGCTGCGCGCCCTGTACGAGGCCGAAGGCCAGCGCCAAGCCCTGCTGGTCGAGACCGTGCACGGCATGCGGACGGTGAAGTCGCTATCGATGGAGCCGATGCAGCGCCGGGTCTGGGACGACCGTTCGGCCCAAAGCGTCGCGATGCGCTTCGACGTCGAGAAGATCTCGACCACGGCCCAGTCCGTGACCGGGCTGGTCGAGAAGCTGATGAGCGTCGCGGTGATCGGGCTCGGCGCCGTCGCGGTGTTCGACGGGACGATGACGATCGGCGCCCTGATCGCCTTCAACATGCTGGCCGGCCGGGTCTCCGGCCCGCTCGTCCAGATCGTGACGATGGTGCATGAGTACCAGGAGGTGGCGCTGTCCGTCCGGATGCTGGGCGAGGTGATGAACCGACGGCCGGAGCGGCACGGCCGGACCGACGGCCTGCGTCCGGCGATCAAGGGGCGTGTCGAATTCGAGAACGTGTCCTTCCGCTATTCCGCAGATGCCAACCCGGCGCTCGACAACATCTCCTTCACGGTTCCGGAGGGCAGCGTCTTCGGGGTGGTGGGGCGAAGCGGCTCCGGCAAGACCACGGTGACCCGGCTGATCCAGGGTCTCTACCCGGTGCAGCAGGGCGTGGTGCGCATCGACGGCGTCGACATGCGCGAGTTCGACCTGGTCCATCTGCGCAAGGCGATCGGCGTCGTGCTGCAGGAGAATTTCCTGTTCCGCGGCACGGTGCGCGAGAACATCGCCGCCGCCCGGCCGGGCGCCAGCTTCGAGGAGATCGTCGAGGCGGCCCGGATGGCCGGGGCCGAGGAGTTCATCGAGCGCATGCCGCGCGGCTTCGACTCGATGCTGGAGGAGAGCGCCGAGAACCTGTCCGGCGGGCAGCGTCAGCGCCTGGCCATCGCCCGCGCCCTTGTGACCAATCCCCGGCTCCTGATCTTCGACGAGGCGACCAGCGCCCTCGATCCCGAAAGCGAGGCCATCATCCGGCAGAATCTGCGGCGCATCGCGGAGGGGCGTACGGTCATCATCGTCTCCCATCGCCTGTCCACCCTGATGGACGCCAATGCCATCCTGGTGATCGACCGGGGCCGGATCGCCGACATCGGACGGCACGACCAGCTGCTGTCGCGCTGCACGACCTACCGGCACCTCTGGACCCAGCAGACAAGGCAAAGCGCATGA
- a CDS encoding HlyD family type I secretion periplasmic adaptor subunit: MIPERSASSERQTLPVVRAPTVAPLSRAHPAIAEFQRDAVELEARAPPRITRLTLYAVTALIVGAVAWAALSTVDEIVVAPGKLITTQPNLVVQPLETSVVRSIDVAVGEIVRAGQQLAALDTTFTQSDVEQLRAKVAALEAQMGRIEAELAGLAYEPAADAGADAQLQMRFFAQRKAAYESQLRNFDDQIARAEANLAASRDEEQLLAQRVATLEQVEQMRQQLMASETGSRLNYLVSKDTRLDIESQLARNRGIQADLALAIDKARSERQAHVEEFRRAALEDLVKAREAYAAAAEELKKAELRRDMIVLSAPPDAVVLDIAQRSIGSVVREAEPLFTLVPLTVPPEAEVSTASKDIGQLGTDEPARLKIDAFPFQKHGTASGTVRTISQDSFASNARDDKGNVDASAPPVYRARIRLIDTTLRSVPDTFRLLPGMTLTAEIEVGRRRVLSYFLYPLLRGLDESLREP; this comes from the coding sequence ATGATCCCGGAGCGATCCGCATCGTCGGAGCGCCAGACCCTGCCGGTGGTCCGGGCGCCGACCGTCGCGCCGCTGTCCCGAGCGCATCCGGCCATCGCCGAGTTCCAGCGCGATGCCGTCGAGCTCGAGGCGCGGGCGCCACCACGGATCACGCGCCTGACCTTGTACGCCGTGACGGCGCTGATCGTCGGCGCTGTGGCCTGGGCCGCGCTGTCCACGGTCGACGAGATCGTCGTCGCGCCCGGCAAGCTGATCACCACCCAGCCGAACCTCGTGGTCCAGCCGCTCGAGACCTCGGTCGTCCGGTCGATCGACGTCGCGGTCGGCGAGATCGTCCGTGCCGGCCAGCAGCTGGCCGCCCTGGACACGACCTTCACCCAGTCGGATGTCGAGCAGCTGCGCGCGAAGGTGGCTGCGCTCGAGGCGCAGATGGGCCGGATCGAGGCCGAGCTCGCGGGGCTGGCCTATGAACCCGCCGCCGATGCCGGCGCGGATGCGCAGCTGCAGATGCGCTTCTTCGCGCAGCGCAAGGCGGCCTACGAGTCCCAGCTGCGCAATTTCGACGACCAGATCGCGCGCGCCGAAGCCAATCTGGCGGCGAGCCGCGACGAGGAACAGCTGCTGGCGCAGCGCGTCGCGACCCTCGAACAGGTCGAGCAGATGCGGCAGCAGCTGATGGCCAGCGAAACCGGTTCTCGGCTCAACTATCTCGTCTCCAAGGACACGCGGCTGGACATCGAATCCCAGCTTGCCCGGAATCGCGGCATCCAGGCCGATCTGGCCCTGGCCATCGACAAGGCGCGATCGGAGCGGCAGGCCCATGTCGAAGAGTTCCGCCGAGCCGCTCTGGAAGATCTGGTCAAGGCGCGCGAGGCCTATGCCGCCGCGGCGGAGGAGCTCAAGAAGGCCGAGCTGCGTCGCGACATGATCGTGCTGTCGGCCCCCCCGGACGCCGTGGTCCTCGATATCGCGCAACGATCGATCGGGTCGGTGGTGCGGGAGGCCGAGCCGCTGTTCACGCTGGTGCCGCTCACCGTTCCCCCCGAGGCCGAAGTCTCGACCGCCAGCAAGGATATCGGCCAGCTCGGAACCGACGAGCCGGCCCGCCTCAAGATCGACGCCTTCCCCTTCCAGAAGCACGGCACGGCCTCGGGCACGGTCCGCACCATCAGCCAGGACAGCTTCGCCTCCAACGCTCGGGACGACAAAGGCAATGTCGACGCCTCGGCGCCGCCGGTCTACCGGGCTCGGATCCGGCTGATCGATACGACGCTGCGGTCGGTTCCGGACACCTTCCGCCTGCTGCCCGGCATGACCCTGACGGCCGAGATCGAGGTCGGGCGGCGCCGGGTGCTCTCCTATTTCCTCTATCCTCTGCTGCGCGGCCTGGACGAGAGCCTGCGCGAACCGTGA
- a CDS encoding adenylate/guanylate cyclase domain-containing protein gives MRVQRRLTVIVSLDVAGFTRLVQEDERGTLAALASIRRELLGSTLRARHGHVFKTMGDGVLIEFSNIEDAVCWTVEFQEAMAARQARRPKRPILVRAGIALADVFVEGEDRFGAAVAFVVRLQQAAPPGGIAITHSVRWQLGKALATPFMRVMKTLKDIAEPMEVWIWSPGGAAGEGAEEATKRTVGVVDEEDLPSIVVMPFDNLSGDPAVSALADGAVEEITATLSRIRDFPVIARHSAEAYRAAGRPQDPRVIARTLKVRYLLEGSVRRSGNRVRITAQLIDAASALHLWSGRYDGTVENMFDLQDRIAEGVAGALHPSIRAAEITLALRKRPDSVAAYDLMMRALPHLWAHRKPENVEAIRLLDEALRLDPDYSRAAALAAWAHAQQVTYNWASDYDAERAAGDRLIKQASEGSQDDATALSALATATMLLFGDIGRAEQFVDQALALDPNHAWSWTRRGFLHVYRGNPAAGRPCFERAIRLSPLDPFSFNCFIGLGLAAFAEGRPAEAAGFTRKALHQKPTATWMFRDLATFLAHAGQIDAAREALARFTASRPGLTVATVADALHYFEPDLLRRYLDGLRRAGLPS, from the coding sequence ATGCGAGTCCAGCGCCGGCTCACTGTCATCGTTTCGCTCGACGTGGCGGGCTTCACGCGCCTCGTGCAGGAGGACGAGCGCGGCACGCTGGCCGCGCTCGCCTCGATCCGCCGCGAGCTGCTGGGCTCGACCCTCCGGGCCCGTCACGGCCATGTGTTCAAGACCATGGGTGACGGCGTGCTGATCGAGTTCTCCAATATCGAGGATGCGGTCTGCTGGACGGTGGAGTTCCAGGAGGCCATGGCGGCCCGTCAGGCGCGGCGGCCCAAGCGGCCCATCCTGGTGCGCGCCGGCATCGCGCTCGCCGACGTCTTCGTTGAAGGGGAAGACCGGTTCGGGGCCGCCGTCGCCTTCGTCGTCCGCCTGCAGCAAGCGGCGCCGCCCGGCGGGATCGCCATCACCCATTCCGTGCGCTGGCAGCTCGGCAAGGCGCTGGCCACGCCCTTCATGCGGGTGATGAAAACGCTCAAGGACATCGCGGAGCCGATGGAGGTCTGGATCTGGAGCCCTGGGGGCGCTGCCGGCGAAGGTGCCGAAGAAGCGACCAAGCGCACCGTCGGGGTGGTGGACGAGGAGGATCTGCCCTCGATCGTCGTCATGCCCTTCGACAATCTTTCAGGCGATCCCGCCGTGTCCGCCCTCGCCGACGGCGCGGTGGAGGAGATCACCGCCACCCTCTCCCGCATCCGGGACTTCCCCGTCATCGCCCGCCACTCGGCCGAGGCGTACCGGGCCGCGGGACGGCCCCAGGACCCCCGCGTGATCGCCCGCACGCTCAAGGTCCGCTACCTGCTCGAAGGCAGCGTGCGGAGGTCGGGCAACCGGGTTCGGATCACGGCGCAGCTGATCGACGCCGCCAGCGCGCTGCACCTGTGGTCCGGGCGCTATGACGGGACGGTCGAGAACATGTTCGACCTGCAGGACCGGATTGCCGAAGGCGTCGCCGGAGCGCTCCACCCCTCCATCCGGGCAGCGGAAATCACGCTGGCGCTGCGCAAGCGGCCCGACAGCGTCGCGGCCTACGACCTGATGATGCGGGCGCTGCCGCATCTCTGGGCCCATCGCAAACCCGAGAATGTCGAAGCCATCCGGCTGCTCGACGAGGCCCTGCGGCTGGATCCGGACTACAGCCGCGCGGCCGCCCTCGCCGCCTGGGCGCATGCCCAGCAGGTCACCTACAACTGGGCTTCGGACTACGACGCCGAGCGGGCGGCGGGCGATCGCCTGATCAAGCAGGCATCGGAAGGGTCCCAGGACGATGCGACCGCGTTGAGCGCCCTGGCCACGGCAACCATGCTCCTGTTCGGCGATATCGGTCGGGCCGAGCAGTTCGTCGATCAGGCTTTGGCGCTCGACCCAAACCACGCCTGGTCCTGGACACGCCGCGGCTTCCTGCACGTCTATCGCGGCAATCCTGCCGCAGGACGGCCCTGCTTCGAGCGAGCGATCCGGCTCAGCCCCCTCGACCCGTTCAGCTTCAACTGCTTCATCGGCCTGGGTCTCGCCGCCTTCGCCGAGGGGCGCCCCGCAGAGGCCGCCGGCTTCACCCGAAAGGCGCTGCATCAGAAGCCGACGGCGACCTGGATGTTCCGCGACCTCGCCACCTTCCTCGCCCATGCGGGGCAGATCGATGCCGCGCGCGAGGCGCTGGCGCGGTTCACGGCCTCCCGACCCGGGCTCACCGTGGCGACCGTCGCCGACGCCCTGCACTATTTCGAGCCGGATCTGCTGCGACGCTACCTCGACGGCCTGCGCCGCGCCGGATTGCCGAGCTGA
- a CDS encoding response regulator transcription factor — MLSCRDDAEKAAAPGNLSETTKIAIIDRRVLVREALTAALMTADGGFRGIGFADTGEWLACGARNDASAILFGIDGEGADDPDLMQDLRLLAQDRPDRPVIVIGDRDESCHVLKILSSGARGYIPTSVSLSVAIGALSLAIAGGMFVPATALAMAGRMEREGGPERTRLPFDLTDRQAAVAEGLARGKPNKIIAHELNLSEGTVKVHIRGIMKKLQARNRTEVAFKLHSMKARPRSAYGLPIMPPASSGPREGLPRAASPHRCAT, encoded by the coding sequence ATGCTGTCTTGCAGGGACGATGCTGAGAAAGCTGCAGCTCCGGGGAATCTTTCCGAAACAACGAAGATCGCGATTATTGATCGCAGGGTCCTGGTTCGGGAGGCTCTGACGGCGGCCCTCATGACGGCCGATGGGGGATTCCGAGGCATTGGATTTGCGGATACCGGCGAGTGGCTGGCCTGCGGGGCTCGGAACGATGCATCGGCGATTCTGTTCGGCATTGACGGAGAGGGTGCCGATGATCCTGATCTGATGCAGGATCTCCGGCTTCTCGCTCAGGACCGCCCGGACAGGCCGGTCATCGTCATCGGCGACCGCGACGAATCCTGCCATGTCCTCAAGATCCTGTCGTCCGGGGCACGCGGCTATATTCCGACGAGCGTCAGCCTGAGCGTTGCGATCGGCGCGCTGTCGCTCGCCATCGCCGGCGGGATGTTCGTGCCGGCCACCGCCCTGGCCATGGCGGGCCGAATGGAGCGGGAGGGAGGGCCGGAGCGCACCAGGCTCCCTTTCGACCTGACCGATCGGCAGGCTGCGGTGGCCGAAGGCCTTGCCCGCGGAAAGCCGAACAAGATCATCGCCCACGAGCTCAATCTCTCCGAGGGAACGGTCAAGGTTCATATCCGCGGCATCATGAAGAAGCTGCAGGCCCGGAACCGGACCGAGGTTGCCTTCAAGCTGCACAGCATGAAGGCGCGCCCGCGATCGGCGTATGGCCTTCCGATCATGCCGCCGGCCTCGTCGGGCCCACGGGAAGGTCTCCCGCGGGCCGCGTCGCCTCACCGCTGCGCCACGTAA
- the glmS gene encoding glutamine--fructose-6-phosphate transaminase (isomerizing), which produces MCGIVGIVGRRPVASRLVEALKRLEYRGYDSAGIATLVGGRIERRRAEGKLVNLERRLGEDPVDGTIGIGHTRWATHGRPSETNAHPHATARVAIVHNGIIENFRELRRELEGLGHVFATETDSEIVAHLVTHYLDRQMAPREASAAALRRLEGAFALAFLFTGEEDLLVVARRGSPLAIGFGDGEMYVGSDALAIGAWTDRICYLDEGDRAVIARSGVEIYDAGDRSVARPVKPIAQTGALIGKGDFRHHMLKEIYEQPAVVGDTLRTMLDPATRAIVPPALPFDFARVPRATIVACGTAFYAGMVAKHWFETVARLPVEIDIASEFRYREAPLPEGGLAIFVSQSGETADTLAALRYARSQGQRVLSVVNVPDSSIARESDAVIQTLAGPEIGVASTKAFTTQLTVLACLAVAAARARGAIDAKREAELSTALTEVPGRLAEVLNHDATIRDLAHQVALARDVLYLGRGLSYPLALEGALKLKEISYIHAEGYAAGEMKHGPIALIDDKVPVIVLAPRDPVFDKTVSNVQEVMARGGKVIFVSDPEGIERLGPGPVAAIGLPGIDPFVAPILYAVPVQLLAYHTAVAKGTDVDQPRNLAKSVTVE; this is translated from the coding sequence ATGTGCGGGATTGTGGGGATCGTGGGGAGGCGGCCGGTGGCGTCGCGACTGGTCGAGGCGCTGAAGCGTCTGGAGTATCGCGGCTATGACTCGGCGGGCATCGCCACGCTGGTTGGGGGTCGGATCGAGCGCCGCCGTGCCGAGGGCAAGCTGGTCAATCTGGAGCGGCGCCTGGGCGAGGACCCGGTCGACGGCACCATCGGCATCGGCCACACCCGCTGGGCGACGCATGGCCGGCCGAGCGAGACCAACGCCCATCCGCATGCGACCGCCCGGGTGGCGATCGTGCACAACGGCATCATCGAGAATTTCCGGGAGCTGCGGCGCGAGCTCGAGGGCCTCGGCCATGTCTTCGCGACCGAGACCGATTCCGAGATCGTCGCGCATCTGGTGACGCATTACCTCGACCGGCAGATGGCGCCGCGCGAGGCCAGCGCCGCGGCGTTGCGGCGGCTGGAGGGGGCGTTCGCGCTGGCCTTCCTGTTCACCGGCGAGGAGGACCTGCTGGTGGTCGCCCGGCGCGGCTCGCCCTTGGCGATCGGCTTCGGCGACGGCGAGATGTATGTCGGCTCGGACGCGCTGGCGATCGGGGCCTGGACCGACCGGATCTGCTATCTCGACGAGGGCGACCGGGCGGTGATCGCCCGGAGCGGGGTCGAGATCTACGACGCCGGGGACCGGTCGGTGGCCCGGCCGGTGAAGCCGATCGCCCAGACCGGGGCGCTGATCGGCAAGGGCGATTTCCGGCACCACATGCTGAAGGAGATCTACGAGCAGCCGGCGGTGGTGGGCGACACGCTGCGCACCATGCTGGATCCGGCGACCCGGGCGATCGTGCCGCCGGCGCTGCCCTTCGACTTCGCCCGGGTGCCGCGGGCCACCATCGTCGCCTGCGGCACCGCCTTCTATGCCGGCATGGTGGCGAAGCACTGGTTCGAGACCGTGGCCCGGCTGCCGGTCGAGATCGACATCGCCTCGGAGTTCCGCTACCGCGAGGCGCCGCTGCCGGAGGGCGGGCTGGCGATCTTCGTGTCGCAGTCGGGCGAGACCGCGGACACGCTGGCGGCCTTGCGCTACGCCCGGTCGCAGGGCCAGCGCGTGCTCTCGGTGGTCAACGTGCCGGACAGCTCGATCGCGCGCGAGAGCGACGCGGTGATCCAGACCCTGGCGGGGCCGGAGATCGGCGTCGCCTCGACCAAGGCCTTCACCACCCAGCTGACCGTGCTGGCCTGCCTGGCGGTGGCGGCGGCGCGGGCGCGCGGCGCCATCGACGCGAAGCGGGAGGCCGAGCTGTCGACCGCCTTGACCGAGGTGCCGGGCCGGCTGGCCGAGGTCCTGAACCACGACGCCACGATCCGCGACCTGGCCCACCAGGTGGCGCTGGCGCGGGACGTGCTGTATCTCGGCCGCGGCCTGTCCTATCCGCTGGCGCTGGAAGGGGCCTTGAAGCTGAAGGAGATCAGCTACATCCACGCGGAAGGCTACGCCGCCGGCGAGATGAAGCACGGGCCGATCGCGCTGATCGACGACAAGGTGCCGGTGATCGTGCTGGCGCCGCGCGACCCGGTGTTCGACAAGACCGTGTCGAACGTGCAGGAGGTGATGGCCCGCGGCGGCAAGGTGATCTTCGTCTCCGACCCCGAGGGGATCGAGAGGCTCGGCCCCGGCCCGGTGGCGGCGATCGGCCTGCCGGGCATCGATCCCTTCGTCGCCCCGATCCTCTACGCCGTGCCGGTGCAACTCCTGGCCTATCACACCGCCGTCGCCAAAGGCACCGACGTCGACCAGCCCCGAAACCTCGCCAAAAGCGTCACCGTGGAGTGA
- a CDS encoding PleD family two-component system response regulator → MTAQVLIVDDTEANAHILSVVAEDQYYTVLTASSGAEAILLAQNWQPDVIVLDVMMPELDGYETCRRLKADERTMHIPVVMVTALDGAAERLRGLECGADDFLTRPIDTETFLARIKGLVRLKQLFDEWRARHETTRALGLAPEPRTQVEVSGTRALIVDDWDLGAASVENALAEDGIQAVRASNEEEATAIGASHQLSLIIINLSMRGFEPLRLASRLRANVASRDIPLLLIAEPDHRDLILRGFDLGVNDWISRPFNPNEFRVRARNQIRRKLYQDRLRSALDGALKMALTDPLTGLYNRRYFMRHLEGVLAAKQMANIAVLMIDVDSFKIVNDRFGHQAGDTALELLGERLRLEVRAVDLAARLGGEEFAVVMIGAGVDEVAATAERVRAKLAAEKFAPTQESAFPLTVSIGAAVAQACDTDINELMRAADRTLYLAKARGRNRVEVTVLTGRDGRTALGG, encoded by the coding sequence ATGACCGCTCAGGTGCTAATCGTCGACGATACAGAAGCAAACGCCCATATATTGAGCGTTGTCGCGGAGGACCAATACTATACCGTCCTGACGGCATCGAGCGGCGCCGAGGCGATTTTGCTGGCGCAGAACTGGCAACCGGACGTTATCGTCCTGGATGTGATGATGCCCGAGTTGGATGGCTACGAGACCTGCCGTCGGCTGAAGGCGGACGAACGGACGATGCATATCCCGGTCGTCATGGTCACCGCGCTCGATGGCGCTGCCGAAAGGCTGCGCGGGCTCGAATGCGGTGCCGACGATTTCCTGACCCGGCCGATCGATACCGAGACCTTCCTCGCCAGGATCAAAGGCCTTGTTCGTCTCAAGCAGCTTTTCGATGAATGGAGGGCAAGGCACGAGACGACGCGGGCCCTGGGCCTCGCTCCCGAGCCGCGGACCCAGGTCGAGGTGAGCGGGACTCGCGCGCTGATCGTGGACGACTGGGATCTCGGCGCGGCCAGCGTCGAGAATGCGCTCGCAGAAGATGGCATCCAGGCCGTTCGGGCCTCCAACGAGGAGGAAGCGACCGCCATCGGCGCCAGCCACCAGTTGAGCCTGATCATCATCAATCTCTCGATGAGGGGATTCGAACCCCTGCGCCTCGCCTCGCGGCTTCGCGCCAATGTGGCCAGCCGCGACATACCTCTTCTCCTGATCGCCGAGCCCGATCATCGGGACCTGATCCTGCGCGGTTTCGATCTGGGCGTGAACGACTGGATTTCCAGGCCGTTCAACCCGAATGAGTTCAGGGTGCGGGCCCGCAATCAGATCCGGCGGAAACTCTATCAGGACCGGCTGCGAAGCGCGCTCGACGGCGCTCTCAAGATGGCGCTGACCGATCCGCTGACCGGCCTCTACAATCGTCGTTATTTCATGCGGCACCTCGAAGGCGTGCTGGCGGCAAAGCAGATGGCGAACATCGCCGTGCTGATGATCGACGTCGACAGTTTCAAGATCGTCAACGACCGGTTCGGCCATCAGGCCGGCGACACTGCGCTCGAACTTCTGGGGGAAAGGCTTCGCCTCGAGGTCCGGGCCGTGGATCTCGCGGCCCGTCTGGGAGGCGAGGAATTCGCCGTCGTCATGATCGGTGCCGGCGTCGACGAGGTCGCTGCCACGGCGGAGAGGGTCCGGGCCAAGCTGGCGGCGGAAAAGTTCGCCCCGACACAGGAGAGCGCATTCCCATTGACCGTCAGCATCGGCGCCGCGGTGGCCCAGGCCTGCGACACCGATATCAATGAACTGATGCGGGCCGCCGACCGCACGCTATACCTCGCCAAGGCGCGGGGGCGTAACCGGGTCGAGGTCACGGTGCTGACAGGCCGGGACGGCCGGACTGCCTTGGGTGGCTGA
- a CDS encoding fatty acid desaturase encodes MSTFVAGIEHVGSREAAHTARRDPRAEMAERLPAAVQPFLSWLTARPAPQEAEAAHTPMHFVHQGCLLVMAGLSFGVLWTVVPTIPGALLLFISLILTTSGLGVFQVVVFHHCAHGTVFRTWERNRAVGRLISAVFLFKHFDHYRKEHMHHHSARKLLTEEDEFADFVLGMCRLEPELPKRELWRRVLVNVVFSPGFHVRFLFRRIRAAMRSHDPQHNIVAMFALAIPALASALTGHALAFLVIWLLPLTLLLQWATIGRILCEHRFPEPALIAARDKEFVCLATAGVFPGAPPPRDSAWSPAGLAAWCGWWANMLTIQLLVRVIVLVGDAPCHDFHHRRPSTKQWTDYIHARQKDVDAGCPGFPLNYGETWGLFRAIDENLATLSATPKGAVPTWPH; translated from the coding sequence ATGTCCACCTTCGTTGCGGGTATTGAACATGTCGGGTCCCGCGAGGCTGCGCACACCGCGCGGCGAGACCCCCGAGCCGAAATGGCTGAACGCCTTCCGGCCGCTGTCCAGCCGTTCCTGTCCTGGCTGACCGCCCGGCCGGCGCCGCAGGAGGCCGAGGCCGCACACACCCCGATGCATTTCGTGCATCAGGGATGCCTGCTGGTCATGGCCGGCCTGTCGTTCGGCGTCCTATGGACCGTCGTTCCGACGATCCCGGGCGCCCTCCTGCTCTTCATCTCTCTGATTCTCACGACATCCGGCCTCGGCGTGTTTCAGGTCGTGGTGTTTCACCATTGCGCTCATGGGACCGTCTTCCGGACCTGGGAGCGCAACCGAGCCGTGGGCCGGCTGATCTCCGCCGTCTTCCTGTTCAAGCATTTCGACCATTACCGAAAAGAGCACATGCATCACCACAGCGCCCGCAAGCTGCTGACCGAGGAGGACGAATTCGCCGACTTCGTCCTCGGCATGTGCCGCCTCGAGCCGGAGCTGCCGAAGCGCGAACTGTGGCGCCGCGTGCTGGTCAACGTCGTCTTTTCCCCCGGCTTCCATGTCCGGTTCCTGTTTCGCCGAATCCGCGCTGCGATGCGCTCGCACGATCCGCAGCACAACATCGTGGCGATGTTCGCCCTGGCGATTCCGGCGCTGGCTTCGGCCCTCACCGGCCATGCCCTCGCCTTTCTCGTCATCTGGCTCCTGCCGCTGACCCTGCTCCTGCAATGGGCGACGATCGGCCGGATCCTCTGCGAGCACCGCTTTCCCGAGCCGGCGCTGATCGCCGCGCGGGACAAGGAGTTCGTCTGCCTGGCGACCGCCGGCGTATTTCCGGGCGCCCCTCCGCCGCGAGATTCGGCGTGGTCGCCCGCGGGGCTCGCCGCCTGGTGCGGCTGGTGGGCGAACATGCTCACGATCCAACTTCTCGTACGCGTCATCGTCCTGGTCGGGGACGCTCCATGCCACGATTTCCATCACCGGCGCCCATCGACCAAACAGTGGACCGACTACATCCATGCCCGGCAGAAGGATGTGGACGCCGGATGCCCCGGCTTTCCCCTGAACTACGGCGAGACCTGGGGACTGTTCCGCGCCATCGACGAGAATCTCGCGACGCTGTCGGCGACGCCCAAAGGCGCCGTCCCGACATGGCCCCACTAG